The Toxoplasma gondii ME49 chromosome XII, whole genome shotgun sequence genome includes a region encoding these proteins:
- a CDS encoding hypothetical protein (encoded by transcript TGME49_248350), translated as MGCAVCKARGTVLASPRILEQDPKNDGASRSSTCVATRRTGNGLVESPICLTDGLDDSRVAAPLTDHDDKQISCIKPEKFLISSPAPLPTETSHAIRDNGSSERGSCPSELDQVSAHVSASEPGGTSLSYQKEANSTERGEIVVADGASTGPQKRKAVPVRDAPAQHSANPTNGKLTCCNRTDEPPNCKELVNSTRTVTFQGAAVTQMELRSRFSTQRTKEVSCPSNIDTWTKMAFDAYAQSDVDFSDELLGKVQTLYSQLMATGAEQRPRPGYADFSRTTAVSDCPCTTTGRQIEDLSMKLQSFQQKTGRQQALEAVNLPPEHASSVSALLPLTG; from the exons ATGGGGTGCGCGGTCTGTAAAGCTCGAGGGACCGTTCTAGCGTCTCCTAGAATCTTGGAACAAGACCCTAAAAACGATGGGGCCTCGCGTAGTAGCACTTGTGTCGCGACACGGCGGACAGGCAACGGCTTGGTAGAAAGCCCAATTTGTTTGACAGATGGACTGGACGACAGTCGTGTGGCCGCCCCTTTAACTGATCACGACGACAAACAGATAAGCTGCATAAAACCTGAAAAGTTCCTGATATCAAGTCCAGCTCCTCTGCCAACAGAGACTTCACACGCCATACGCGACAACGGGAGCAGTGAAAGGGGTTCGTGTCCTTCTGAATTAGACCAAGTATCTGCACATGTATCTGCTTCCGAGCCGGGGGGGACGAGTCTGTCATaccagaaagaagcgaattCGACTGAAAGAGGCGAGATTGTTGTGGCAGATGGAGCATCTACTGGACcccagaaaaggaaagccgTCCCAGTCCGCGACGCTCCGGCTCAACACTCTGCAAACCCCACCAACGGAAAACTCACCTGCTGCAATCGTACAGACGAGCCACCAAACTGCAAGGAACTCGTTAACAGCACGCGAACCGTCACGTTCCAGGGAGCTGCGGTGACTCAGATGGAGCTTCGTTCGAGGTTCAGTACACAACGAACCAAAGAAGTCTCTTGCCCTTCGAATATTGACACGTGGACGAAAATGGCTTTCGATGCCTATGCCCAGAGTGACGTTGACTTCTCAGATGAACTTCTCGG GAAGGTACAGACGTTGTATTCTCAACTCATGGCTACAGGTGCCGAACAACGACCCAGGCCTGGATATGCCGATTTTTCAAGGACCACAGCAGTATCAGATTGTCCATGCACAACCACTGGACGCCAAATTGAGGACCTAAGCATGAAACTTCAGAGCTTCCAGCAGAAGACGGGGCGTCAACAGGCCCTCGAAGCGGTGAATCTTCCCCCCGAACACGCTAGTAGTGTCTCTGCACTGCTACCGTTGACAGGTTAG
- a CDS encoding hypothetical protein (encoded by transcript TGME49_248360): protein MDVQREFSSDAISDHFEGSEEMMAQQEASAETMLDVRSNEIEGYEVPINDCQYDISMDQVRTDEQTTAEDSALGLTTKAALEVTHRPSTTEDESLEKNEEHDDSYAVTPAPPTLAELLEAGMQAFDFAKFFSSRKSPAFPPNLQPVQLPDGGLVEIFRLPSFNVGVSQNMPVTQFNAPVLDTGLSPVLQYRGLPPCISSRKNIVFHHVGGSNEEVWGASQVQPTVKKSGWPVPSWEPNARLIKTGMA, encoded by the exons ATGGACGTGCAACGCGAATTTTCCTCCGACGCGATCTCCGACCATTTTGAAGGCAGTGAAGAGATGATGGCGCAGCAAGAGGCGTCGGCCGAGACCATGCTCGATGTCAGATCAAATGAG ATTGAAGGCTACGAAGTGCCGATCAACGATTGTCAATACGACATCAGCATGGACCAAGTTCGGACGGATGAGCAAACGACAGCAGAGGACTCTGCGCTTGGTCTGACGACCAAAGCAGCCTTGGAGGTCACACACAGACCAAGCACAACAG AGGATGAATCtttggagaagaacgaggagcaTGACGATTCTTACGCCGTCACCCCCGCTCCGCCTACGCTGGCTGAACTGCTGGAG GCGGGCATGCAAGCCTTCGATTTCGCGAAGTTCTTCAGCTCTAGAAAGTCTCCCGCCTTCCCTCCAAATCTGCAACCCGTCCAGCTGCCGGATGGTGGTCTTGTTGAAATCTTCCGGTTGCCGTCTTTTAACGTCGGCGTGTCTCAAAATATGCCAGTGACACAGTTCAACGCGCCCGTACTTGACACGGGTTTAAGCCCAGTTCTTCAATATCGTGGACTGCCCCCGTGTATCTCTTCTCGAAAAAATATTGTCTTTCATCATGTTGGCGGATCTAATGAGGAGGTATGGGGCGCTTCACAAGTCCAACCGACGGTGAAGAAATCGGGTTGGCCTGTGCCCAGTTGGGAACCCAATGCGCGCCTAATCAAAACCGGTATGGCTTAA